One Halolamina litorea genomic window carries:
- a CDS encoding NAD-dependent epimerase/dehydratase family protein, protein MDLRGKNVVVTGGAGLVGSHLSGMLAEENDVLAVDDLSKGSREAIPESVEFAQADVLDPDDVARVIDEETDVVFHFAAHTDVRVDDPAEERRVFEENTEMTYNVVERMREVGCDALAFTSSSTVYGEAPMPTAEEYGPLEPISIYGASKLSDEGVVSTFANSYGIQSWVFRFANIVGPRQRGNVIPDFIQKLQDDPETLTILGNGRQEKSYLHVSDCAAAIRDVVETAEGDYNLYNLGSKTTTSVIDIADIVADTMGLDPEYEFTGGDRGWTGDVPKMRLDTSKLSELGHDVPEDSDEAVRRAAEQLYEELR, encoded by the coding sequence ATGGACCTCCGTGGCAAGAACGTAGTCGTGACGGGCGGGGCGGGGCTGGTCGGCTCGCACCTCTCGGGGATGCTGGCCGAGGAGAACGACGTGCTGGCCGTCGACGACCTTTCGAAGGGTTCCCGGGAGGCGATTCCGGAGAGCGTCGAGTTCGCGCAGGCCGACGTTCTCGACCCCGACGACGTGGCTCGCGTCATCGACGAGGAGACCGACGTCGTGTTCCACTTCGCGGCCCACACCGACGTGCGCGTCGACGACCCCGCCGAGGAGCGGCGGGTGTTCGAGGAGAACACCGAGATGACCTACAACGTCGTCGAGCGGATGCGCGAGGTCGGCTGTGACGCGCTCGCCTTCACCTCCTCCTCGACGGTGTACGGCGAGGCCCCGATGCCGACCGCGGAGGAGTACGGTCCGCTGGAGCCGATCAGCATCTACGGCGCCTCCAAACTCTCCGACGAGGGCGTGGTGTCGACGTTCGCGAACTCCTACGGCATCCAGTCGTGGGTGTTCCGCTTTGCCAACATCGTCGGCCCGCGCCAGCGCGGGAACGTGATCCCGGACTTCATCCAGAAGCTGCAGGACGACCCCGAGACGCTGACGATCCTCGGCAACGGGCGTCAGGAGAAGTCCTACCTCCACGTCTCCGACTGTGCGGCCGCGATCCGTGACGTCGTCGAGACCGCCGAGGGGGACTACAACCTCTACAACCTCGGGTCGAAGACGACGACGTCGGTCATCGACATCGCCGACATCGTCGCCGACACGATGGGGCTCGATCCGGAGTACGAGTTCACCGGTGGCGACCGCGGCTGGACCGGCGACGTCCCGAAGATGCGACTCGACACGAGCAAGCTCTCCGAACTGGGCCACGACG